The Aphis gossypii isolate Hap1 chromosome 3, ASM2018417v2, whole genome shotgun sequence genome includes a region encoding these proteins:
- the LOC114119219 gene encoding ets DNA-binding protein pokkuri-like isoform X1: protein MIRSSKGIMKLMPLTPGQVSTITRHGGGVGVGGGLGSGLSGGAAVGGGGVTNGGTTGGPGMTNNAAAAAFVFNSGAAAAADLFWRYHHHHPHHGGAFNFPPSPTLLPPTPFPSPLDFKHHLPANLITDPRIWTKEDVAAFIQWAEIEFDLPRFDTELFQMNGKALCLLTKQDLNERCPGAGDLLYNVLQLLRRGGDMMSAGSAGHLPGSPVASHFPFSPTWCLPAPSSPAVLSPAPSIDSQSDSPRHMDYHQQQPPVASTTSTVGHHLTPSVSIFPTTPTIGYSNNGGTSSGGSNQSDSDPEESSASSGTLNLPPPTPTTPSSSTSPPPYSPSTPKQSNGNIFFPSGDSNSIEPNTNGRLLWDFLQQLLNDTHQRFTGFIAWKNQEMGVFKIVDPPGLAKLWGIQKNHLSMNYDKMSRALRYYYRVNILRKVQGERHCYQFLRNPSELKCIKNISLLRQQMASSPQTPTTTTPKLESSTGDVSDEDYKPTDLSMSCPPNSWQEGPQDLSTASTSSSMQLQLNMSTSMTPPVSSGMTKAALKLEQAS from the exons ATg ATCCGATCTTCTAAAGGCATCATGAAATTGATGCCCCTGACTCCGGGTCAGGTGTCAACTATAACGCGACACGGCGGTGGCGTCGGCGTCGGCGGTGGCCTAGGCAGTGGCTTGAGCGGCGGTGCGGCagtcggcggcggtggcgtgACCAACGGGGGCACCACCGGCGGTCCAGGCATGACCAACAACGCAGCAGCCGCGGCGTTCGTGTTCAACAGCGGTGCAGCGGCAGCCGCTGACCTGTTCTGGCGTTACCACCATCACCATCCGCACCACGGCGGTGCCTTCAACTTTCCTCCTTCGCCGACACTTTTGCCGCCCACTCCGTTCCCGTCGCCACTCGACTTCAAACACCACTTGCCAGCCAACTTGA TTACCGACCCGAGAATTTGGACCAAAGAAGACGTGGCCGCGTTCATACAGTGGGCTGAAATCGAATTCGACTTGCCGCGGTTCGACACCGAACTGTTCCAGATGAACGGCAAAGCGCTTTGCCTGTTGACCAAACAAGACTTGAACGAACGGTGTCCGGGCGCCGGTGACCTGCTCTACAACGTGCTGCAACTGCTGCGGCGCGGCGGCGACATGATGAGCGCCGGAAGTGCCGGACACCTGCCCGGCAGCCCGGTTGCCTCACACTTCCCTTTCAGTCCTACGTGGTGTCTGCCGGCACCGTCTTCGCCGGCCGTCCTCAGCCCGGCCCCGTCCATAGACAGCCAGTCGGACAGCCCTCGGCACATGGACTACCACCAACAGCAGCCGCCGGTCGCCTCCACTACGTCCACGGTCGGCCACCACCTAACGCCCAGCGTGTCCATATTCCCGACGACTCCAACAATTG GATACTCGAACAATGGCGGCACGAGCTCTGGCGGCAGCAATCAATCCGATTCCGACCCAGAAGAGTCGTCTGCTAGCAGTGGAACGCTGAACTTACCGCCACCCACGCCTACCACCCCGTCTTCTTCAACGTCACCTCCGCCATACTCTCCTTCCACGCCCAAACAGTCTAACGGAAATATATTCTTCCCGTCTGGCGATTCAAACTCAATCGAACCAAATACAA ATGGTCGACTATTGTGGGATTTCCTACAGCAACTGCTGAATGATACACATCAACGTTTCACTGGCTTCATAGCGTGGAAAAATCAAGAAATGGGAGTTTTCAAGATTGTCGATCCCCCAGGTCTGGCCAAACTGTGGGGCATACAGAAGAACCATTTGTCTATGAATTACGACAAAATGTCCAGGGCCTTACGTTACTATTACAGAGTAAACATCCTCAGGAAGGTGCAGGGTGAAAGACATTGTTACCA gTTTCTTCGTAACCCCAGTGAAttgaaatgcataaaaaatatatctctgTTGCGTCAGCAAATGGCGTCATCTCCTCAGACTCCGACTACAACTACTCCCAAACTCGAATCATCAACGGGAGATGTATCTGATGAAGACTATAAACCAACTGACTTGAGCATGTCTTGTCCACCCAACTCGTGGCAAGAAGGACCTCAAGACTTGTCGACAGCGTCGACCAGTTCATCAATGCAACTGCAGCTCAATATGTCTACTTCAATGACCCCACCAGTGTCTTCTGGTATGACTAAAGCGGCTCTTAAACTTGAACAAGCTTCATAG
- the LOC114119219 gene encoding ets DNA-binding protein pokkuri-like isoform X2 gives MKLMPLTPGQVSTITRHGGGVGVGGGLGSGLSGGAAVGGGGVTNGGTTGGPGMTNNAAAAAFVFNSGAAAAADLFWRYHHHHPHHGGAFNFPPSPTLLPPTPFPSPLDFKHHLPANLITDPRIWTKEDVAAFIQWAEIEFDLPRFDTELFQMNGKALCLLTKQDLNERCPGAGDLLYNVLQLLRRGGDMMSAGSAGHLPGSPVASHFPFSPTWCLPAPSSPAVLSPAPSIDSQSDSPRHMDYHQQQPPVASTTSTVGHHLTPSVSIFPTTPTIGYSNNGGTSSGGSNQSDSDPEESSASSGTLNLPPPTPTTPSSSTSPPPYSPSTPKQSNGNIFFPSGDSNSIEPNTNGRLLWDFLQQLLNDTHQRFTGFIAWKNQEMGVFKIVDPPGLAKLWGIQKNHLSMNYDKMSRALRYYYRVNILRKVQGERHCYQFLRNPSELKCIKNISLLRQQMASSPQTPTTTTPKLESSTGDVSDEDYKPTDLSMSCPPNSWQEGPQDLSTASTSSSMQLQLNMSTSMTPPVSSGMTKAALKLEQAS, from the exons ATGAAATTGATGCCCCTGACTCCGGGTCAGGTGTCAACTATAACGCGACACGGCGGTGGCGTCGGCGTCGGCGGTGGCCTAGGCAGTGGCTTGAGCGGCGGTGCGGCagtcggcggcggtggcgtgACCAACGGGGGCACCACCGGCGGTCCAGGCATGACCAACAACGCAGCAGCCGCGGCGTTCGTGTTCAACAGCGGTGCAGCGGCAGCCGCTGACCTGTTCTGGCGTTACCACCATCACCATCCGCACCACGGCGGTGCCTTCAACTTTCCTCCTTCGCCGACACTTTTGCCGCCCACTCCGTTCCCGTCGCCACTCGACTTCAAACACCACTTGCCAGCCAACTTGA TTACCGACCCGAGAATTTGGACCAAAGAAGACGTGGCCGCGTTCATACAGTGGGCTGAAATCGAATTCGACTTGCCGCGGTTCGACACCGAACTGTTCCAGATGAACGGCAAAGCGCTTTGCCTGTTGACCAAACAAGACTTGAACGAACGGTGTCCGGGCGCCGGTGACCTGCTCTACAACGTGCTGCAACTGCTGCGGCGCGGCGGCGACATGATGAGCGCCGGAAGTGCCGGACACCTGCCCGGCAGCCCGGTTGCCTCACACTTCCCTTTCAGTCCTACGTGGTGTCTGCCGGCACCGTCTTCGCCGGCCGTCCTCAGCCCGGCCCCGTCCATAGACAGCCAGTCGGACAGCCCTCGGCACATGGACTACCACCAACAGCAGCCGCCGGTCGCCTCCACTACGTCCACGGTCGGCCACCACCTAACGCCCAGCGTGTCCATATTCCCGACGACTCCAACAATTG GATACTCGAACAATGGCGGCACGAGCTCTGGCGGCAGCAATCAATCCGATTCCGACCCAGAAGAGTCGTCTGCTAGCAGTGGAACGCTGAACTTACCGCCACCCACGCCTACCACCCCGTCTTCTTCAACGTCACCTCCGCCATACTCTCCTTCCACGCCCAAACAGTCTAACGGAAATATATTCTTCCCGTCTGGCGATTCAAACTCAATCGAACCAAATACAA ATGGTCGACTATTGTGGGATTTCCTACAGCAACTGCTGAATGATACACATCAACGTTTCACTGGCTTCATAGCGTGGAAAAATCAAGAAATGGGAGTTTTCAAGATTGTCGATCCCCCAGGTCTGGCCAAACTGTGGGGCATACAGAAGAACCATTTGTCTATGAATTACGACAAAATGTCCAGGGCCTTACGTTACTATTACAGAGTAAACATCCTCAGGAAGGTGCAGGGTGAAAGACATTGTTACCA gTTTCTTCGTAACCCCAGTGAAttgaaatgcataaaaaatatatctctgTTGCGTCAGCAAATGGCGTCATCTCCTCAGACTCCGACTACAACTACTCCCAAACTCGAATCATCAACGGGAGATGTATCTGATGAAGACTATAAACCAACTGACTTGAGCATGTCTTGTCCACCCAACTCGTGGCAAGAAGGACCTCAAGACTTGTCGACAGCGTCGACCAGTTCATCAATGCAACTGCAGCTCAATATGTCTACTTCAATGACCCCACCAGTGTCTTCTGGTATGACTAAAGCGGCTCTTAAACTTGAACAAGCTTCATAG
- the LOC114119221 gene encoding phosphatidate cytidylyltransferase, mitochondrial, whose amino-acid sequence MLVDLNRILTKFPTQHLAYCFAYGSGVFQQAGRTDRAMVDLIFVVNDTHNFHRDNLTFNPNHYSSIRYLGPSILSSVQTSFGANVYFNTHITVGNLIFKYGIIDMKDFCQDLQSWRTLYIAGRLHKPVLTLQDKGLNDLVMHNLRSAMHAALLQLPEKFTETDLYIAIAGLSYRGDFRMIIGEDKNKVANIVQPQIEKFRALYTPVFKSLSDKLSMHSFIEQDKSLESKLYHLQKLPQNLKNILFRPYKNKFNDDRILEELAKQNNLSKIVRNGICRIVFYSSLMQSIKGIPTAGLLKSVVYSYNKLNKMVKSMFL is encoded by the coding sequence ATGTTAGTGGATTTGAATCGAATTCTCACTAAATTCCCTACTCAACATTTGGCGTACTGTTTTGCTTATGGATCTGGTGTATTTCAACAAGCTGGTCGTACGGATCGTGCAATGGTGGACctaatatttgttgtaaacGATACACATAACTTTCATCGGGATAACTTAACATTTAATCCAAATCATTATTCATCTATTCGCTACTTAGGACCATCAATATTGTCAAGTGTTCAAACTTCATTTGGTgctaatgtttattttaatacgcaTATCACTGTAggcaatttaatattcaagtatGGCATTATAGATATGAAAGATTTTTGTCAAGATTTACAGTCATGGCGTACACTTTACATAGCTGGTCGACTTCACAAGCCTGTGCTAACGCTACAAGATAAAGGATTAAATGATTTGGTTATGCATAATCTAAGAAGCGCTATGCATGCTGCTCTTCTTCAGTTACCAGAAAAATTTACAGAAACAGATTTATATATTGCAATTGCAGGCCTATCTTATCGAGGAGATTTTCGTATGATAATTGGCGAAGACAAGAACAAAGTGGCCAACATTGTACAACctcaaatagaaaaatttagaGCATTATATACACcagtttttaaatcattaagtgATAAACTGTCTATGCATTCATTTATAGAACAAGACAAGAGTTTGGAGAGCAAATTGTATCATTTACAAAAGTTACCACAAAAtttgaagaatattttattcagaccttataagaataaatttaatgatgacAGAATATTAGAAGAATtagcaaaacaaaataatcttaGTAAAATTGTGCGCAATGGAATTTGtagaatagtattttattcaagtCTTATGCAAAGTATTAAAGGAATACCAACAGCCGGTTTACTAAAGTCTGTTGTCTATagctataacaaattaaacaaaatggtTAAATCtatgtttttatga